A window of the Acidithiobacillus thiooxidans ATCC 19377 genome harbors these coding sequences:
- the pilV gene encoding shufflon system plasmid conjugative transfer pilus tip adhesin PilV has protein sequence MNPITVLFAVIISALAVPAVYMVMSSQQQQELSTAAAIQMARVEKAAEAYITANAGAIESVATGSSPAVITVPMLESTGYLPNGFTSVNPFGQTWEVQVLQPTSGNLQALVVSYGGNTVKAKVAGQVAQIAGASGGVIGGGSGEYAVPGCTGGEACGSYNGWSVTTSGYQNIQPGHFAALLAYSNGQLQSDYLYRVAVPGQPQLNTMQTNLNMGTNSVNNADEVNAQSETLAAGDPNGQYGALQIGNNYYYGDSSNAAVRTPGGFYVQNQNGSEPASIDEVDNVNASGNITTPATVQGGYVNSTGDVNAQSALTVDGGNAWWANNAGNSSQAGSASVGGVVNANGGVGSGNYFSTYDGAWWSNSSGDSSQSGNLYAGGQIHAGYDAWLGTANGTANQGWGCSDYGEIAASGSGNGQALMCNGSSWQAMGSMTGYNQVGFETIPGNGSSNFGIWEFCSITGHQGQGADELVPVGGPYVVGNHYAWDWSGGGSGTNNTPVTCWNNN, from the coding sequence ATGAATCCAATCACCGTATTATTCGCCGTGATCATTTCCGCGCTCGCGGTTCCAGCCGTATACATGGTTATGAGCAGTCAACAGCAACAGGAGCTATCCACGGCTGCGGCCATCCAGATGGCGCGCGTGGAAAAGGCAGCAGAAGCCTATATCACTGCTAATGCCGGGGCTATTGAAAGTGTTGCTACCGGATCATCGCCGGCAGTCATTACAGTGCCCATGCTGGAAAGCACCGGATATTTGCCCAACGGGTTTACATCGGTGAATCCATTTGGTCAAACCTGGGAAGTACAGGTATTGCAACCAACCTCCGGCAATTTGCAGGCATTGGTGGTCTCCTATGGTGGAAACACCGTAAAGGCTAAAGTCGCTGGGCAAGTTGCACAGATTGCCGGGGCGTCCGGTGGTGTGATCGGCGGGGGTAGCGGGGAGTATGCCGTACCAGGCTGCACTGGCGGAGAAGCCTGTGGGTCGTATAACGGTTGGTCTGTGACTACCAGTGGGTACCAAAACATTCAACCCGGACATTTCGCGGCTTTACTGGCCTACAGCAACGGCCAGTTGCAGAGCGACTACCTCTACCGCGTCGCCGTCCCTGGCCAGCCGCAGTTGAACACCATGCAGACGAATCTGAATATGGGGACGAACAGCGTCAACAATGCGGACGAAGTCAATGCACAGTCGGAGACGTTGGCCGCTGGGGATCCCAATGGCCAATATGGGGCACTACAAATTGGCAACAACTATTATTATGGGGATAGTTCCAACGCCGCTGTACGCACCCCGGGTGGATTCTATGTGCAGAACCAGAATGGTAGTGAACCTGCGAGCATTGATGAAGTAGATAACGTTAACGCGTCTGGAAATATCACGACACCTGCTACCGTACAAGGTGGTTACGTCAATAGTACAGGCGATGTGAATGCGCAGAGTGCGCTAACGGTAGACGGTGGTAATGCTTGGTGGGCTAATAACGCAGGTAATAGTTCGCAAGCGGGCAGCGCTTCTGTAGGTGGGGTAGTTAATGCCAACGGTGGAGTTGGTTCCGGTAATTATTTTTCTACCTATGATGGTGCTTGGTGGTCTAATAGTTCAGGTGATAGTTCGCAATCGGGGAATCTCTATGCGGGTGGACAGATTCATGCTGGCTATGATGCTTGGTTAGGCACCGCTAATGGTACAGCTAACCAAGGATGGGGTTGCTCAGACTATGGTGAAATAGCGGCTAGTGGCAGTGGAAACGGACAGGCTTTAATGTGTAACGGAAGTTCTTGGCAGGCGATGGGGAGTATGACTGGTTATAACCAAGTTGGTTTTGAGACCATCCCTGGCAACGGCAGTTCTAATTTTGGGATATGGGAATTTTGTAGTATTACTGGACACCAAGGCCAAGGCGCTGATGAACTTGTACCGGTAGGTGGTCCATACGTGGTTGGCAACCATTATGCGTGGGACTGGTCTGGTGGTGGATCTGGCACCAATAATACTCCAGTGACGTGCTGGAACAACAATTGA
- the pilM gene encoding type IV pilus biogenesis protein PilM — translation MLALIYPFLLLGLLAFYAGNSIITSQSINGSPTSASVPGDAAFVALAHAALAFSEQNQGYSGNITASQLAPYMDGYQFPSQWSASESGGQLIAWTNSLPADGLTALSGETGGDCAYGKNNNGYVSSLCVGTIPQPTPNGIPNNAVVYWIDSPTN, via the coding sequence ATGCTCGCGTTGATCTACCCCTTTCTGTTGTTAGGATTGCTGGCATTTTATGCGGGCAATTCGATCATTACGTCTCAGTCTATCAATGGTTCGCCAACGTCTGCTTCTGTACCTGGGGATGCGGCATTTGTCGCTTTAGCGCACGCGGCATTAGCCTTTTCGGAGCAGAATCAGGGGTACTCAGGAAACATCACGGCATCGCAACTCGCGCCTTACATGGATGGCTATCAATTCCCGTCGCAATGGAGCGCAAGTGAAAGTGGTGGGCAACTGATTGCCTGGACCAATAGTTTGCCAGCCGATGGGTTGACGGCGCTTTCTGGGGAAACCGGTGGAGACTGCGCCTACGGGAAAAATAACAATGGGTATGTATCCTCGCTTTGTGTTGGCACCATTCCTCAGCCTACGCCGAACGGCATCCCAAACAATGCGGTTGTCTATTGGATAGATAGTCCAACGAATTAA
- a CDS encoding ATPase, T2SS/T4P/T4SS family, producing MGLSDLAFADLAVEQDPAASRYKRFSDDLRLVSVPETYWGELQALRNQMEAHNSHRFRMVFGGMNLRVQKRDTPYGSVFIARRIASILRKLDDIGLPIPLVQTLRDARMRSGLLLFAGGPGMGKTTLGCALLMDRLERIGGFTWTAENPVEYDLQGSRGNGQCYQEEIDDDTEVQRVFMDTLRSGADTFYIGEIREQSAAKTAGLAAASGMLVISTLHADNPQQAILKMGMLSGFDGLAQCLRGVVTLRIDKEPAGGAMPGGGMPGGGVANGKSPQSILHVQSFFVEDEPTRMKIRDGNMAAINQDIEAQKNRSMSMGRIYGSAGGR from the coding sequence ATGGGATTGTCTGACCTTGCGTTTGCGGATTTGGCGGTGGAGCAAGACCCCGCCGCCAGTCGGTACAAAAGGTTTTCCGATGATCTCCGGCTCGTTTCTGTGCCGGAGACCTATTGGGGAGAACTGCAGGCATTGAGAAACCAGATGGAAGCGCATAATTCGCATCGCTTTCGTATGGTTTTTGGGGGTATGAATTTACGGGTGCAAAAACGGGATACTCCTTATGGCTCTGTTTTTATAGCACGCCGTATTGCCAGTATTTTACGCAAACTGGATGACATTGGTTTACCGATCCCTTTAGTGCAGACGTTAAGGGATGCGCGGATGCGATCTGGTCTACTGCTGTTTGCCGGTGGCCCAGGCATGGGCAAAACGACATTGGGATGTGCCTTGTTGATGGATCGTCTGGAACGCATTGGGGGATTCACATGGACGGCAGAAAATCCGGTGGAATACGATTTGCAAGGGTCGCGCGGCAATGGTCAATGCTATCAGGAAGAGATTGATGATGACACCGAAGTACAGCGTGTATTTATGGACACCCTGCGCAGCGGTGCGGATACCTTTTATATCGGTGAAATTCGGGAACAGTCTGCTGCCAAAACAGCCGGGTTAGCGGCTGCCAGCGGAATGTTGGTGATCAGTACGTTACATGCGGATAACCCGCAACAGGCCATTTTGAAAATGGGCATGCTATCGGGGTTTGATGGTTTAGCACAATGTTTGCGCGGGGTCGTGACCTTACGGATTGATAAGGAGCCCGCTGGGGGGGCGATGCCCGGGGGTGGAATGCCTGGTGGGGGAGTCGCTAACGGTAAAAGCCCGCAAAGTATTTTGCATGTGCAATCGTTTTTTGTGGAGGATGAGCCAACCCGCATGAAAATTCGGGACGGTAATATGGCGGCCATCAATCAGGATATTGAAGCGCAGAAAAACCGATCCATGTCCATGGGTCGTATTTATGGATCGGCGGGCGGGAGGTGA
- a CDS encoding type 4 pilus major pilin: MNPIAVLFAVIIVIAGLAAGIYFGLGLLASGNTSNAAQDIMTIVGNAQEVYGVQGDYAGISTNASNIIPKGIQTSTPLGGTFALASSGAGLPASQFDVEMTGLTLSPTACQKLVTQISDIDTSVNGSSIGNSNSAPTGAQAVSACSGGASSVYFTFGNNS; the protein is encoded by the coding sequence ATGAATCCAATAGCCGTATTATTTGCAGTAATTATCGTTATCGCCGGTCTTGCGGCGGGCATCTACTTTGGTTTGGGCTTGCTGGCGTCAGGTAATACCTCCAATGCCGCGCAAGATATTATGACCATTGTGGGCAACGCGCAGGAAGTGTACGGCGTACAGGGCGATTATGCGGGGATCAGCACTAATGCGTCCAATATCATCCCCAAAGGCATCCAGACAAGTACGCCTTTGGGTGGCACGTTTGCCTTGGCAAGCAGTGGAGCGGGTTTGCCTGCCAGTCAGTTCGATGTGGAGATGACTGGTTTGACGCTCTCTCCAACGGCCTGTCAGAAGCTGGTGACACAGATTTCCGATATCGACACTTCCGTCAATGGGAGTTCGATTGGTAACAGCAACTCTGCCCCGACTGGCGCTCAGGCCGTAAGTGCATGTAGTGGCGGTGCCAGCAGTGTATACTTTACGTTTGGTAATAATTCCTAA
- a CDS encoding type II secretion system F family protein, giving the protein MEIPYWIQEQLTRMARALWGGKKRSAFYRRLAVYLNNGIPVRAATTRLLQQKSLQGGSGLMAAFDPDRLALQEIGDRLANGETLSQALRGWAPTADLSIIQAGELSGDLASGLRSAIEGQGIIGRMMGKIVGEAIDPIVMSGLGVYLVYIVGTKMVPPMELMSNPNTWPTLARALLPMAAAAQSPWSAVVFLLMIVGLVITIVSLPFWSQHGRRYVENIPPWSIYRMIIGAQWMIGFSRLVGSGITATDALGLQAKYARPWLRDRLLDAQQRMRNGRELGQAFIEGEMGFPDRILADDLSAFSGSGDFAKLLRSLGEEWLEDIERQVMGTVRIMALFANIGVNLLILLVVFGVFDLQNVMMASAHTG; this is encoded by the coding sequence ATGGAAATCCCTTATTGGATACAGGAACAGTTGACCCGTATGGCCCGAGCCCTGTGGGGCGGGAAAAAGCGGAGCGCCTTTTATCGACGGTTAGCGGTCTATCTGAATAACGGCATTCCGGTACGTGCGGCAACAACCCGGTTGCTTCAGCAGAAGTCCTTACAGGGTGGCTCTGGTCTTATGGCCGCTTTTGACCCGGATCGGTTGGCTTTGCAAGAAATCGGGGATCGTCTCGCCAACGGAGAAACCCTTTCACAAGCGTTGCGTGGATGGGCCCCGACAGCGGATTTGTCCATTATTCAGGCGGGCGAATTATCGGGTGATTTAGCGAGTGGATTACGAAGTGCCATCGAAGGACAAGGGATTATCGGGCGGATGATGGGGAAAATTGTTGGCGAGGCCATCGATCCTATTGTTATGAGTGGACTTGGTGTTTACCTCGTTTATATCGTTGGCACGAAAATGGTGCCCCCTATGGAGTTGATGTCCAATCCGAATACCTGGCCGACACTTGCCCGCGCTTTGTTACCCATGGCTGCAGCCGCACAAAGTCCATGGTCTGCAGTGGTTTTTTTATTGATGATTGTGGGATTGGTGATCACCATTGTCTCTTTACCTTTCTGGTCACAGCATGGCCGCCGATATGTAGAAAATATCCCTCCGTGGAGCATTTATCGCATGATCATTGGCGCTCAATGGATGATTGGATTTTCGCGCCTTGTGGGGTCGGGAATTACCGCTACGGATGCGTTGGGATTGCAAGCCAAATATGCCCGTCCATGGTTGCGTGACCGATTGCTGGATGCACAACAACGTATGCGAAATGGACGCGAACTGGGCCAGGCTTTTATTGAAGGCGAAATGGGTTTCCCGGATCGTATCCTTGCGGATGACCTGTCCGCGTTTTCGGGGTCAGGAGACTTTGCCAAACTGCTTCGGAGTCTTGGTGAAGAATGGCTGGAAGATATCGAACGACAAGTGATGGGTACTGTGCGGATTATGGCACTGTTTGCCAATATTGGCGTCAACCTGCTTATTTTGCTGGTGGTATTCGGCGTGTTTGATTTGCAGAACGTGATGATGGCTTCTGCGCATACGGGATAA
- a CDS encoding GspE/PulE family protein → MALQIRSRNENSKTSAKKRIGDILVEDGIISRQQLEIALQEQAKTPEKKLGEILVGKKFVSQQIIDSTLSNLANDLNLREIPSAMQEFAVLIGRTLHVLSGRQNQMVVQSWLAEARRDGVDIQLDLCDMQTLAQIKSGIADSDDMNLSAVRSVRRMVVLAAAEKASDIHLTLRENMNGSGYLQVQFRVQNEVEDRYQVPQTEGAQMIRAMFQGMAAVSDAQVKETEDQHAVIVNPSLLRGENGEDMGLTGLRLARAPLHDGMNLAIRLLYRLEKQSPDVDLLAALGYSPRQLRILHLLSRQTMGINPFTGPTGSGKSTTLAQMINTILRIRHGVRIITIEDPVEYVFQSDYVWQYKIANANTDEEKNRAFAGKLKTALRQDPDIIMVGEIRGLETAKEAVNASITGHQVWTTLHVSDPFMIAQRLVGMGVDGFYLQDPKMLSSLIAQRLVKLVCPYCAQPANPDVLLKSGLDKESWENLLTWESAIFPLSGIRMTGPGCGHCNHTGSLGRAVVAQVIPTDDDLLVAMVKDGPMPARKLYASRRDAEISMEAHGVLKILKGLTDPRFIVDVLGPIPPRPTELRELTEDDV, encoded by the coding sequence ATGGCTTTACAGATTCGTTCCAGGAATGAGAACAGCAAAACGTCCGCAAAAAAAAGGATTGGGGACATTTTGGTAGAAGATGGCATCATTTCTCGACAACAGCTAGAGATAGCGTTGCAGGAACAGGCGAAGACTCCAGAGAAAAAACTGGGTGAAATCCTGGTAGGAAAAAAGTTTGTTTCTCAACAAATCATAGATTCTACTCTTTCCAACCTCGCCAACGATTTGAATCTGCGCGAGATACCTTCCGCTATGCAAGAATTTGCAGTGCTTATAGGGCGCACCCTGCACGTATTGTCCGGGCGTCAAAACCAGATGGTCGTGCAAAGCTGGCTGGCGGAAGCCCGCAGGGATGGCGTAGACATTCAGCTTGATTTGTGTGACATGCAAACCTTGGCACAAATCAAGTCCGGAATAGCCGATAGCGATGACATGAACCTGTCGGCTGTGCGCAGTGTACGGCGAATGGTGGTGTTGGCAGCGGCCGAAAAAGCGAGTGATATTCATCTTACACTACGCGAAAACATGAACGGTAGTGGATATTTACAGGTGCAGTTTCGGGTACAAAACGAAGTGGAAGATCGTTATCAAGTGCCACAGACTGAAGGGGCACAAATGATTCGTGCCATGTTTCAAGGGATGGCGGCCGTGTCCGATGCCCAAGTCAAAGAAACGGAAGATCAACATGCGGTCATCGTTAACCCATCGCTACTCCGTGGAGAAAACGGCGAAGACATGGGATTAACCGGGCTCCGATTGGCACGTGCGCCCTTGCACGACGGTATGAACCTGGCTATCCGACTACTCTATCGTTTAGAAAAGCAAAGTCCAGATGTTGATCTATTGGCAGCACTGGGCTATTCGCCACGTCAATTACGGATCCTCCACCTGTTATCGCGCCAAACGATGGGAATTAACCCGTTCACCGGCCCTACAGGATCGGGAAAATCGACCACGCTCGCGCAAATGATTAATACCATCCTGCGTATTCGGCACGGAGTACGGATCATCACCATTGAAGATCCTGTGGAATACGTCTTTCAGTCCGATTATGTCTGGCAGTACAAAATCGCCAACGCCAACACGGATGAGGAAAAAAACCGGGCATTTGCAGGCAAGTTGAAGACAGCTTTACGGCAAGACCCGGATATTATTATGGTCGGCGAAATTCGCGGGCTGGAAACCGCAAAAGAGGCGGTGAATGCTTCGATCACGGGGCATCAGGTATGGACGACGCTGCACGTATCGGACCCGTTTATGATTGCGCAACGCTTAGTGGGTATGGGCGTGGATGGCTTTTACCTGCAAGACCCAAAAATGTTGTCATCGCTCATTGCACAACGCTTGGTGAAATTGGTTTGCCCGTACTGCGCACAGCCAGCGAATCCGGATGTACTCCTGAAATCTGGTTTAGATAAAGAAAGCTGGGAAAACCTTTTGACCTGGGAAAGTGCCATTTTCCCCTTGTCGGGCATCCGGATGACGGGCCCTGGATGCGGTCACTGTAATCATACGGGGTCTTTGGGGCGGGCTGTTGTGGCTCAGGTGATTCCTACGGACGATGATTTATTGGTCGCCATGGTCAAGGATGGGCCAATGCCCGCCAGAAAATTATACGCGTCTCGCCGTGATGCGGAGATATCCATGGAAGCCCATGGGGTACTCAAGATTCTCAAAGGATTAACTGACCCCCGTTTTATTGTGGATGTGCTGGGCCCTATTCCGCCTCGTCCGACTGAACTGCGCGAGTTGACGGAGGATGACGTCTGA
- the pilP gene encoding type IV pilus biogenesis protein PilP, whose amino-acid sequence MINRKAVWNIPFFGVLLLCGSGMASASSLLSASSVNGSPETVAPNNTAETVQSLASVQSQIPVLQAQLEVAKLKKEIADVLSGKKAGSNKPSNPSASAFPQSSIPPIMPSIQQVGTSTASHISNLPRVLSISGAQGRYQATLALPNGGVLPVFTGNRVGHWVIQHIGPQGVLASHKGKTPVLLMMSGGYTAQQGSTSSGNPVGSYSPPPFSPSNGAPPSNLMVPPPGMIPNPQGGH is encoded by the coding sequence ATGATCAACCGTAAAGCAGTCTGGAATATCCCATTCTTTGGGGTGTTATTGTTGTGTGGAAGTGGGATGGCATCGGCTTCATCGCTTTTATCCGCTTCATCGGTGAACGGTTCACCAGAAACGGTTGCGCCCAATAACACAGCGGAAACGGTTCAGTCACTGGCGTCTGTACAGTCGCAGATACCCGTGCTCCAGGCTCAACTGGAAGTCGCCAAGTTAAAAAAAGAAATTGCGGATGTTCTTTCCGGGAAGAAGGCAGGCAGCAATAAGCCATCAAACCCTTCCGCATCCGCGTTCCCGCAGTCATCTATCCCGCCCATAATGCCCTCCATACAGCAGGTGGGGACATCAACCGCTTCTCATATATCCAATCTCCCGCGCGTGCTGTCTATCTCCGGTGCGCAAGGCCGTTATCAGGCGACATTAGCCTTACCGAACGGCGGAGTGCTACCGGTATTTACCGGGAATCGAGTTGGGCACTGGGTTATACAGCATATCGGCCCGCAAGGGGTGCTTGCCAGTCATAAAGGGAAGACGCCAGTTTTGTTGATGATGTCAGGCGGATACACCGCGCAACAAGGGAGCACATCCTCTGGTAATCCTGTCGGGTCCTATTCTCCGCCACCTTTTTCTCCGTCTAATGGGGCTCCCCCATCGAATCTTATGGTTCCGCCACCAGGAATGATTCCTAACCCGCAAGGAGGGCATTGA
- the pilO2 gene encoding type 4b pilus protein PilO2 — MGTLIRLPGDRRVFVAGMYWRHEDRYPSKKILKDGARNKDFMVAVRRTQAGAIQSGFTEPVLNEDGRHEGKPFKGKMYSLAAAVAEVLQEPWQGVFDLGDGRYWYVAVRENYEVLPDGDFIGDYDAVDKRMREHASYDAWRLTVNDTTEKLLELVSKSVKQKPIRDIRKNTWLPVLIYSGVVGTAVIGGVIYLNYVNEQIEQAKRAALMHRLAIERAMMEQKAKANVPWLQFAGPFTFLEGCLHGMSGIPLSDHGWLLSAVSCQQAPGGAHLSSQHFNLTWKWSPGATMLVSPPGAISHQGSEIDQFINGLSIPASRNGVLLRSSVALRKLYGMAQLTHVAIHVSLSSSVSPVSRLPGAKTPPIADAQKKLWKVFSVSMQGPLDALAMNRTWETLPGLRWTRMVYPVMSSKKEKNEAQEVTMYGNLYVRNRPVDMMHRPAVALPLKPIHASDKDKVIPQGVMHDQP; from the coding sequence ATGGGGACACTTATTCGGTTGCCCGGAGATCGCCGCGTTTTTGTGGCGGGCATGTATTGGCGGCATGAGGATCGCTATCCATCCAAAAAGATATTAAAAGATGGCGCCCGCAATAAAGACTTCATGGTCGCTGTGCGGCGAACGCAAGCGGGGGCCATTCAATCAGGGTTTACGGAACCTGTTTTGAATGAAGATGGCCGTCATGAAGGGAAACCATTCAAAGGGAAGATGTATTCATTGGCTGCTGCAGTAGCCGAAGTTTTGCAGGAGCCATGGCAGGGCGTTTTCGATCTGGGTGATGGTCGATACTGGTATGTCGCCGTTCGAGAAAACTATGAAGTGCTTCCGGACGGGGATTTTATCGGAGATTATGACGCCGTTGATAAAAGGATGCGGGAACATGCGTCTTATGACGCATGGCGTCTTACGGTCAACGATACTACCGAAAAACTGCTTGAATTGGTGTCTAAATCGGTAAAACAAAAGCCCATACGAGATATTCGCAAGAATACTTGGTTGCCGGTTCTGATTTATAGCGGCGTGGTTGGAACGGCTGTCATTGGCGGGGTTATTTACTTGAATTATGTCAATGAGCAAATAGAGCAGGCGAAGCGGGCCGCATTGATGCATCGCTTGGCGATTGAACGGGCTATGATGGAACAGAAAGCCAAAGCAAACGTTCCGTGGCTCCAATTTGCTGGACCGTTTACTTTTTTGGAGGGATGCCTACATGGCATGTCTGGGATCCCTCTTTCTGATCATGGATGGCTGTTAAGTGCCGTATCTTGCCAACAAGCGCCGGGTGGTGCGCATTTATCCTCGCAACACTTTAATCTAACCTGGAAGTGGTCGCCCGGTGCCACGATGTTGGTATCGCCTCCCGGGGCCATATCCCATCAGGGATCAGAAATTGATCAGTTTATAAACGGACTTTCGATCCCCGCATCCAGAAATGGTGTTTTGTTACGGTCTTCTGTGGCTTTGCGAAAGTTGTATGGCATGGCGCAACTTACGCATGTGGCTATCCACGTCTCTCTTTCGTCTTCAGTTTCTCCCGTTTCCCGATTGCCCGGGGCGAAGACTCCACCGATCGCGGACGCCCAGAAAAAGTTGTGGAAAGTGTTCTCGGTGTCCATGCAAGGCCCACTGGATGCGCTGGCCATGAACAGAACCTGGGAGACCTTACCCGGGTTACGCTGGACGCGCATGGTGTATCCGGTCATGTCCAGCAAAAAAGAAAAAAACGAAGCGCAAGAGGTCACCATGTATGGGAATTTGTACGTACGCAACAGACCGGTTGACATGATGCATCGTCCCGCTGTCGCCTTGCCATTGAAGCCTATTCACGCATCGGACAAGGACAAAGTCATTCCTCAAGGAGTTATGCATGATCAACCGTAA
- a CDS encoding PilN family type IVB pilus formation outer membrane protein has protein sequence MRNHLLKMAVAAAILPFTLAGCATFHQAHVDQTQAEQSIASYQPPKQPAVVSMVNTPYLMGSVVGVRHRVPAVLKQSITLVSSNPLTIREIGARISQLTGVPVHIDNLMSQKSATGAPGMLPPLPSTSAGIPSFGGASNGASGYARTGISLNWNGSVAGLLRYITAKDGLWWKYYGGAVHIFYTETRTFSIPALSWVTDSSGSIIAAAGANSSGGSSSTGGATTGMSAINGGSAGISGSSQSDTSTGTTDIENTSKVNVWGNLEKAAQTVAGGSARVFADSSTGTLTVTGTPPQVDRVRQWVHSLTRQLSRQVIISVQVYNVQINNEQNYGLNLSGIFNSLGKQYGVSLQGVAPPAPTGNVSPMSLGASVLSTANGALSQTSGSQVAVQALSTLGNVTQVFSRSAMSMNGQPAPIQVAQQTSYLAENSTTSTANVGATSGLVPGTVTTGFTAMFLPRIDNGRVLLGMNMTISNLVSLDTISSGGNSIQVPTVDSSTFQQSVSLKPGQTLLLTGFSQSGSNVTHNGVGSPYMPLLGGGADASTSKQMIAIVITARIL, from the coding sequence ATGCGTAATCATTTATTGAAGATGGCAGTTGCGGCAGCCATTCTCCCGTTTACCTTGGCGGGATGCGCGACGTTTCATCAGGCGCATGTAGACCAGACGCAGGCTGAACAGTCCATCGCCAGCTATCAGCCGCCCAAGCAGCCAGCCGTAGTGAGCATGGTCAACACCCCGTATCTGATGGGCTCGGTAGTGGGTGTACGGCATAGGGTGCCTGCTGTATTGAAGCAATCCATTACGCTGGTCTCCTCTAACCCGCTCACCATTCGTGAAATCGGGGCGCGGATCAGTCAGCTAACCGGCGTCCCTGTACATATTGATAATTTAATGTCCCAGAAAAGTGCGACGGGGGCACCAGGAATGCTCCCGCCATTACCTAGCACGTCTGCTGGTATCCCCTCTTTTGGTGGAGCATCTAATGGGGCTTCTGGTTACGCAAGGACCGGCATTTCTCTCAACTGGAACGGCAGCGTGGCGGGGTTGTTGCGCTATATTACCGCAAAAGACGGTCTCTGGTGGAAATACTACGGAGGCGCGGTACACATTTTTTACACGGAAACAAGAACGTTTTCCATACCAGCCTTGTCATGGGTTACCGATTCCAGCGGCTCTATTATCGCTGCCGCCGGCGCAAACAGTAGTGGAGGTTCCAGCAGTACGGGTGGGGCAACGACTGGAATGTCCGCGATCAATGGTGGAAGCGCTGGAATTAGCGGGTCTTCTCAATCAGATACTTCCACTGGCACTACGGACATAGAGAATACGTCCAAGGTCAACGTCTGGGGGAACCTGGAGAAGGCTGCCCAAACAGTAGCCGGCGGCTCGGCGCGCGTGTTCGCGGATAGCTCTACGGGAACATTGACGGTGACAGGGACACCACCACAGGTCGATCGTGTACGGCAATGGGTACACAGCTTGACCCGGCAATTATCGCGTCAGGTGATTATCTCTGTGCAAGTGTACAATGTGCAGATTAATAACGAGCAAAACTATGGATTAAACCTTTCCGGAATATTCAACAGCCTCGGCAAGCAATATGGCGTCAGCTTGCAAGGTGTGGCGCCTCCTGCGCCTACAGGCAATGTGTCGCCCATGTCGTTGGGTGCAAGCGTGTTGTCCACTGCCAATGGTGCATTGAGTCAGACTAGCGGCAGTCAGGTGGCGGTACAGGCGTTGTCTACTTTGGGCAATGTTACCCAGGTGTTCAGTCGCTCTGCTATGAGCATGAACGGTCAGCCGGCGCCGATTCAGGTGGCTCAACAGACCTCCTACCTTGCTGAGAACAGCACGACGAGCACCGCTAACGTGGGAGCCACCAGTGGACTGGTCCCGGGCACTGTGACGACAGGCTTTACGGCTATGTTCTTGCCACGCATTGATAACGGTCGCGTGTTGTTAGGGATGAACATGACCATTAGCAACCTGGTTTCGCTGGACACCATCTCGTCTGGTGGAAACAGTATTCAGGTACCCACGGTGGATAGCAGCACCTTTCAGCAGTCCGTCAGCTTAAAGCCAGGGCAGACACTACTGCTTACCGGGTTCTCTCAGTCAGGCAGCAATGTGACGCACAATGGGGTTGGCAGTCCGTATATGCCGTTGCTGGGCGGCGGTGCTGACGCCAGCACTTCCAAACAGATGATCGCCATCGTGATCACAGCGCGGATTCTCTAA